CCTGACCGTCCAGCTCGTAGATGATATCTTCCAAACGATCAAGATTATCCTGAGTTTGATTAAGCTTGCTTTCCGTTTCTTTCTTACGTGTCTTATATTTGAGAACCCCTGCTGCTTCTTCGAAAATAGCGCGGCGTTCTTCAGGTTTGGCATTAAAAATAGCCTCAACACGACCTTGGGAAATAATGGAAAAAGAATCACGCCCCAGGCCTGTATCCATAAAGAGGTCATGAATATCACGCAGACGAACCTTACGACCATCAATCAAGTAATCATTGTCACCGTTTCGATAAATGTGACGCTCCACACGAATGGTTTCACCAGCACCCGCGATAAAGCCATCACTGTTATCAAGAGTGACTGCCACTTCCGCATAGTTGAGAGCCTTACGAACCTCTGTCCCTGCAAAAATAACGTCAGGCATCTTGCCTCCACGCAAACTCTTGGCAGATGATTCACCCAATGCCCAGCGTAGACTTTCTGTAATATTTGATTTTCCCGATCCATTTGGACCTACAACGGCTGTCACTCCCTTGTCAAAGACGACTTGCGTCTTGTCCGCAAAGGATTTAAAGCCCTGCATTTCAATTGATTTCAAATACATGCTTAATTTCCTAGTTGTTCAAGGGCAGCCTTAGCCGCTGCCTGTTCAGCTAATTTCTTAGATTTTCCAAGACCTGTGCTGAGCTCCTTACCATCAACAGCTACCTGCATAGTAAATTCTTTGGCATGAGCTGGTCCAGACTCATCAATAACGGTATAAGTAATATCAACCGTACCATTGACCTGAAGACGCTCTTGCAAGGCTGTCTTATAGTCTGTTACGCGGTCAAAGTTCCCCTTTTCAACCTGAGGAATCATGACCTGATTCAAGAATTTCTCAACTGCAGGCAAACCTTGATCCAAATAAAGAGCACCGAGGAAGGCCTCCCAGAGGTCACCAAGGATAGTGGCACGTTCACGTCCACCAGATTTTTCTTCCCCTTTACCAAGACGGATATACTGCTCGAAACCACAGGCCTTGGTAAAACCTGCCAAGCTCTCTTCACGAACGATAGTACTGCGCATCTTAGACATTTCCCCCTCTGGCTTGTTAGGGTAGCGTTTGTAAAGATAAACAGAAATGACTAATTGCAGAGCCGCGTCTCCTAAAAATTCCAAACGTTCATTATGTGAAATGTTTAGGAGGCGGTGCTCATTGGCATATGAGGTATGGGTAAATGCTGTTTCTAAGAGCTCTTTTTGGCTAAAAACAATACCAAAATCCTGCTCAAGTTTTTGTTCAAGTTGATTCATAAAACTTCCTTTCTTTTTAAGCACACTAACTCTAATTATATCAAAAAAAGCAAATTTTCATGATAGAAAACTGCTTTTAGAGCCTATATCCCTGATTTTTGTGAGATTTAACCTATTCGACTAAAAAAAGCTGAGCAAGCTGCTCAACTTCATTTTCTTAATAATCTGGACGAACAACACCTGTAACTGTCTCACGTGTTGCTTCGACATCTTCTTCAAGGACAACCTTGATGATACGCTTGGCTTCTTCTGAAGTACATGCAACCAATGGCAAACGAAGTGGTCCAACTTCGAAACCAAGATGGTTAAGAACAGCCTTAACAGGTGCAGGGCTTGGTACTGAGAAGAGAGCGTTAACTTTAGGAATGAATTTACGTTGGATAGCTGCTGCTGTCTTGAGGTCACTATTTTCAATAGCTTCAAGCATGGCATGCATCTCATCACCGTTTGTATGAGAGGCTACTGAGATGACACCGTTAGCACCAAGGTTCATAGCGTGGAAGGCATCCCCATCTTCACCGGTATAAACCAAGAAATCTTCAGGTTTGTGCTCGATAAGGTAGGCCATATTAGCAAGGCTGGTACATTCTTTAACACCAATGATATTTGGATGTTCAGCCAAACGAAGCATGGTATCAGGAGCCATTTCAACAACCACACGACCAGGGATGTTGTAGATGATAATTGGCAAATCAGAAGCATCCGCAATGGCTTTGAAGTGTTGGTACATACCTTCTTGTGATGGCTTGTTGTAGTAAGGCACGATAGCAAGACCAGCTGCGAAACCACCAAATTTGGCAACTTCTTTAGCAAACTCGATTGAGTCGCGTGTATCGTTGGTACCGACACCAGCAATCAATGGCACACGTCCATTAACAATTTTCTGAACAGCCGCAAAGAGTTCCAACTCCTCATCGTGAGTAAGTGTTGGACTTTCAGCCGTTGTTCCCGCCAAAAGAAGAGCTTCTGTATGGTGAGCCAAAAGATGCTCAATCAATTCTGGAAGGACATCATAATTGATTGATCCATCTTCGTGGAAAGGTGTAATAAGGGCTGTGATCAGTTTGACATCTCTTAATTGATCAATTGACATAATATTCTCCTTCAACCGTTTTCTAATCCTTTCCATTTTACCATAATTTTGACCAGACAGACAGATAAGTTGACAATTTTCTGAAAACATGAGGACTGACTGTTTCAATTGATGGCCAATAAACAAAAAACAGAGAGAAGTCTCTCTGCTTTATAGGATTCAGCATGATTTTAGTATTCAAGTACAACACTAAATCCTTACTGATTTCTGTTTCGCTCCCTATTTCAATTCAAATTTCAATTCTGAAGTTGAGCGAACCAAACCACGTTCGTGAAGTGTTTCTGCGATTTGGACTGAGTTCCAAGCGGCACCTTTAAGGAGGTTATCTGAAACAACCCACATGTGGATACCTTTTTCAGCATCCAAGTCTTTACGGATACGTCCGACGAATGTATCACGTGAACCTACAGCATTAACGGCTTGTGGGTAGACTTGGTTAGCAACGTCGTCTTCAAGGACTGCACCTGGGAATTCTGCAATAGCAGCTTTCACTTCGTCAATTGGTGCCACTTCTTTTGTTTCAATGTAGACTGACTCTGAGTGAGCTGACAAGACTGGAATACGCACACATGTTGCTGATACAGCAATGCTATCGTCTTCCATGATTTTCTTAGTTTCGTTTGTCATCTTCATTTCTTCGTAAGTGTAGTCATTTTCAGTGAAGACGTCGATTTGAGCCAAGGCGTTAAAGGCGATTGGATAGTGTTTCTTATCACCACCACATGGCAAGATTTCAGCTTTGACATCACGTGGGTTAACGCCATCATTCAAAACTTCTTTCAACTCACGTTGTGTTTCAAGGATTGCTCCCATACCAGCACCTGATACGGCTTGGTAAGTTGACACGATGATACGGTCCAGGCCCCATTTTTGACGAACTGGCTCAAGGGCAACCATCATTTGAATAGTTGAACAGTTAGGGCAAGCAATAATACCGTTGTGAGCATCAAGCGCATGTGCATTGACCTCAGGTACAACCAATGGTACATCTGGGTTTTGACGGAAGTATGATGTATTATCAACGACTACTGCACCAGCTTTAACGGCGTATGGTGCATATTTAGCAGAGGTAGATCCACCAGCTGAGAAAAGTGCAATATCTACACCTTCAAATGCGTCTTCAGTCGTTTCTTCGATGGTCACGTCTTGGCCTTTAAATTGCAAGACTTTGCCTGCAGAACGAGCAGACGCAAGGTAGCGAATGTTATCGATTGGAAGTGTTGATTCTTCCAACATTTTAATCATTTGAGCACCGACGGCACCTGTAGCACCGACAACAGCAACTGTGTATCCCATAGTAAAACCTCTTTCGGAATTTTCTATCAATTTAGTTTAGTGAATCTATTATACTACGTTTAAGCCCAGTTGAAAAGGGTTAAAAGGCCAAGAATAAAGAAAAGCCCCTACCAAATGGTAAGGGATAGGAGGCATCTTTCGATGAGAGTAGCAGGTTCACACAACTACTCAAGGTCCGCTCCTGCGTTACAATCTAATGTAGACCTCCTCAGCGCAAAAGGCTCCAAAGAGCCAATCGACTCATCGCATGTTTCTATTCTAGCATATTGAACGACAGAGTCAAGCTCTTGATTTCTATAAATACTTACTTGCCTCACGAATGCTAAGAGATGCCATTTGACTAGCATGTTGATCAATAAAAGCCCGAACCCAATCAGGATTTACCTTTGAGTAATTGCGCAAACTCCAACCGATAGCCTTATTAATGAAAAACTCTGTCTGCCCAAAGTTGTTACAGATAACCTCTGCTAGGAGAGCAGTATCTGTCAAATCTTTACGCATAAGCTGGTGGTCAATGGCAATACGTCTCAACCAAAAATCCTCATCAAGACTCCATTGGCGCATGATATTCTTGGTTTCTGGATAGTGAAAAGTAACCTCTCCGATGATAAGGTCCAATTGATCTATACTGTCCCACCATGATTTGGTTTGAGCCAATTCCTTTAGCTTTGGAAAATCTTCAGGTCTAAGCTCCTTCTTCTTTTTATCCAGATAATCCATAGCAATATATTGAAACTCACGGTAAGGTTGCTGCCAACACTCTTCCACAAAAGTCCAATCAATTGGATTTTTTATGAAAGGCTTAAAAAACTCTCTTTCAATCTTTTTGAGAATTGGTTTTTGAACGCCAAGAAAGCTGAATTTATTTTTCATATAAGCTTCCATTGCTGGGACTTTCGTTGAATCAGCTTGGTCTTCTAACAATTTCAAAAGAATGTTTGTATCCATATGATTTCTTCTTTTTTACATCAATGGTCCAATCAGAGAAAAGAGATAGCCACCTAGACGATGAGCCATAGGCATTTTCGACAAACTTTCCAGAGTAACTTCCTCTGAGAGAGCCTGGGTTTTCTCAAAATCTTGTTCAATCTTAATCACTTCCAGATTTTTATAAAGATAAATACCATCTTCAAAATTTTGATAGAGGCTTCGGTAGTCTGTGTTAATAGTGCCTACCACAGCTTGTTTGGCATCAGAAACATAAACTTTTGCATGGACAAAGCCTGGGGTATAACGGAAAATACGGACGCCAGCCTCCAAGAGGGCTTTAAAATAGGTAGTCGCAATATCAAAGGCATACTGTTTATCCGGAATTCCTGGCATAATGATACGAACATCAACACCTCGTCTGGCCGCAAAGGTCATGGCTCGAACCAATTCGTCATCCAAAATCAGATAAGGCGTCATGATATAGACATAATTAGTTGATGTATTTAGAAGATGTAAATAAACATTTTCGGCAACCTTGTGGTAGGTCAGCGGTGAATTGCCATAAGGGAGTACAAAGCCTTGACTCTTTCTTTGTTGAGGTTTTTCTTGTAGATAGTACTCCACATCCGTTTTATCCTCTATTCCAGTCACTGTCCACATGGTCAAAAAGAGAGCTTTTAGCGTTTGAACTGCTGAACCATCTAAACGAAGGGCTGTGTCCTTCCAATGACCAAAGCGTTCTCGTTTATTAACATACTCGTCAGCGATATTAACGCCACCAGTATAAGCAACTTGACCATCAATCACTGTAATCTTTCGATGGTCTCGGTAATTGTAATAGGTTGATAGAACGGGTTTGACTGGTGAGAAGGCCTGGGCTTTAATGCCAACCTTGTGTAGTCGCTCAATATAATCGTAGGACAAGGTAGTCATCTCATTCATCCCATCAAACATGACACGAACGTCCAGACCTGCCTTGGCCTTCTCCTCTAAAATTGTTAAAATCTCGCCCCACATGATTCCTTCGTCAATGATGAAATATTCCATGAAGATATAACTCTCCGCCTTTTTCAAATCCTCCAACAAGGCTGGAAGCATGTCATCTCCAAGTGGAAAATAGGTAACCTCTGTGTTTCTGTAGATAGGAAACTGTGCTGGACTATGCTCCAAAAAATAAGCTAATTTCTGTAATTGGCGATCACTTTGGGATAAATAATCAGCAACTTCTGGATTGGTGCTTAAATGGTCGGATGCCTGCACTGTAGCATCCTCAAGCCGTTTCTTCAAGCGTCTGACACCCAAATCAGCCAGTGAAAAGTAAAGCAGAGCCGTCCCAAAAATTGGAAAGAGGGCAATGATAATCATCCAGGACAGTTTGGAACGAGAATCCATGGAACGATTGAGCAAGTAAAAGAAGGTAAAGACACTCAACAAGTGTTCCCATAAGATAATGGATGGGAAATGCTCTTGTAGGCTGAGATATGAAAAGACAAGAAAGGCCAATTCCAGTAAGAAGAACAGGAGGATGGGAACCTTTCGGTTAAGTAGAATTTTGCCCCATCTGGAGGGCTTTTGGGGTAACAGTCTAGCACTTTGTTCTTGAGTCATATAGGCTCCTTTCGTGTAGGGGAGACCATTACAACTTTCCGGTCTCCTTCAGTAATTTTATTAGTATCGTTTTAGCCTATGAAAAAGGCAGGAATAATTAGCTATTGCAATTTAGAATTGGCGTGGTTTCTACTGTATTTTCCTGACAGGGCCATCTATGGTCTTTTGCATCCAGACGATATCATGCCATTTGTTAAACTTATAGCCAATCTTTGGGAAATGAGCCACTTGAACATAGCCCCGCTTTTCATGCATGGAAATGCTCGCTTCGTTCGGAACAGCGATACAAGCCAGAAAGCGTAAGTAGCCTCGTGCTTGCAACTCCTCTTCTAAGGCCGTATAAAGGGCCGATCCAATCCCTTGTCCACGCGCCTCTTTGGCTACATAAATAGACAATTCAGTGGTCCAATCATAGGCTGTACGAGCATAATAGGTTGAGGCATAAGCATAGCCTAGCACTTGGCCATTCTCTTCCGCTACTAAATAGGGGTATTTTTCAAGCGTCTTGCAAATGCGTTTTTCAAACTCTTGAACACTGGGAACCTCATATTCAAAGGTAAAAGCTGTCTTCTCGACATAGGGTGTATAGATGGCCTGGATAGCTTGTGCATCTGACAAGCTGGCTGGACGAATGGTTAACATCATTTTCTCCTTCGACTTCATTATCTTTATTTTAAACTATAAAAAAAGAGGGCTCAACCCTCTTATAACAAGTCTTGTCACTACATCAATGGCGCAACTAATCTGGTCAATAAGCCCAAGCACTTCTGGTGAAATGGTCGATTTTTAACATCAGTCATGCTGACTCGATGACACTTGGCCATTGTCGCTTGGAAATCTTCCTCAATACCAACCACTGATGACGTCCTGTAAAGATAGGTCGCACACTCAAAGTGGTGATAAAGACTGCGGTAATCCAAATTAATCGTTCCGACAACAGCCCTACTATTGTCACTCACAAATACCTTTGCATGAACAAATCCAGGAGTGTACTCATAGATTTTTACGCCGGATGCCAAAAGTGTTGGGTAGTAAGTCTTAGCGAGGTAGTAAGCTGACTTTTTATCAGGAATACCAGGCATGATGATACTGACGTCTACCCCACGCTCGGCCGCAAATTTCAAAGCATGTAGTAACTCACCATCTAAAATAAGATAAGGCGTCATGATGTGAACAAAATCACGCGCATGGTTAAGGATGTCAATATAGACATTCTCACCAACTTTATCCTTGTCCAATGGAATATCTCCATAAGGAACAACAAAGCCAGGGGTATCAAAGACCTTATGTTCAACCATATACGGCGTAACATCTAAGGTTTCGTTAGAATAGGTCCACATCTGAAGAAAGAGAACTAAAAAAGTATCAACCGCTGGGCCCTCCAGCATCAAGGCAGTATCTTTCCAATGACCGAAACGCTCAATCTTGTTGATATACTCGTCAGCTAAATTAACCCCGCCTGTGAAAGCAACCTTACCATCAATCAGCAAGATTTTTCTATGGTCACGGTAATTGTAATAGGTTGACAGGAAAGGGGTTACCGAGGCAAAAACTCGAGATTGAATGCCAATTTTTTCCAATCGTTTCTTATAGTCAAAACTCAAAGTTGAAAATTCATTCATACCGTCATACAGGACTCGAACTTCCACCCCTTCTTGAACCTTTTGTTTCAAGATTGCTAGGATTTCACCCCACATTTCACCTTCACCAATGATGAAATATTCCAAGAAAATGTACTTCTCTGCTTTAAGGAGCTGTTTCTTCATTTCCTCAAACTTGGCTTCACCACTTGGGAAATAGGTCGTCTTCGTGTGACGATAAACTGGAAAGGAACCGTTCACATTTTCAAGATATTGGACCAAGTTATAGTTGCTGGTGTGACGCTGTTTAAGCTCTTCGAGGGCCTGATTATCTTGTTTCAGAATACCAGAACTGCGGTCAATATTGCTCTGAATAGCACGCTTCATCCCTGTGTAACCTATATCAAGTTTCGTATAAGCCAAGAGCAAGGTTCCGATAATTGGAAAAGGCAAGACTATCAGGAGCCAAGTATTGACGGCTGTTGATTCCATATCACTTTGAAAGAGATAAATAATGGCCAGAATACGAAGGACTACTTCTGTAACTTGCAGGTGTATCCTATATTGATGCAACCAGAGGTAAGACATGGCCACAACAACAAGCTGCAGTAAGATGATCAAGAAGATAATCGTAGCACGACTAAAGATTCCACGAAGAAAGCCGCGACGACTCTTATCATAAAGACGTTCAATTTTAGCTTCGTTTTTGATAGCATGACTCCTTTCCCTTTTTAATTAATCTTATTATAACCAAATTTGTAAAATTAAGCTAGACAGAAAAAGCCATCTAGGCTAGTCTCAGATAAACACCACATTTATCTGAAAGGAACTAACATATAGGACGAAATGGATTACCGAAACAAATGGATTTTACGAATGTTTCTCAAAATTATGAGGCTGGGACAAAAGTCCTAGCCTCTCAATTTGTCTTTGGATTGTCGAGAAAGACGCAGTGGTTGAGTGGGCTCTACTACGCTGATTTCATCAGCTTTTACAGCCCTACTCAACTGTGCGGAGGTGGGACGACGAAATCGAATTCTAACGAATTACCGATTTCTGTCCCACTCTCAAGAAATAGAATTCCTAGGAAATCATTGAATTATCAATCACCCTACCAAGTTTTTCTGAGTTACTTGAAAAGTCTAACTTAATTTGACAATTTAGGTTCTTAAACGTCTCTAGTTAATCAACTAAAAATTATAACTAGCTGGGTGTTATCTAATCTCCCCTCATTTTTAAGTTATTATCATTTTTGATATAATGGTAGAGAATGAAAGGAGATTTTATGTCAACTAAAAATTTAACGCCGGTCTTAAAAACCTCTTTTGTGCTACTGGCTATCCTGGTCCTTCTTGGTATTGTTATGCCTGACGGCTACCAAGTTTGGTCAGAACAACTAAGGGAAGTTATTTCAGATAAACTTGGCTGGTTTTACTTATTACTGGTCACGTCAATCGTTCTACTTTGTGGCTTTTTCCTGGTTAGTCCCGTTGGGCAAATCAAACTGGGGGAACCCAATTCGGTGCCTGAACACTCTACTATCTCTTGGATTGCCATGATATTTTCTGCTGGAATGGGAATCGGCCTTGTCTTCTACGGTGCCGCAGAGCCCTTATCCCATTATGCCATTTCAACGGTACGAGCTACCCCAGGGTCGCAGGAAGCCTTAGCCGATGCTTTCCGTTACACTTTCTTTCACTGGGGCATCCATGCCTGGGCAATATATGCTTTAATCGCCCTGGCCCTCGCCTACTTTGGTTTCCGAAAAAAAGAGAAATATCTTTTATCGGTTACCTTAAAGCCCTTGTTTGGTAAAAAAACAAACGGTAGCCTTGGTAAGATTGTAGATACGATTACAGTGGTCGCTACTGTTATCGGGGTGGCAACCACTCTTGGTTTTGGGGCAGCCCAAATCAATGGGGGACTCAACTACCTCTTTGGTATTCCAAACAATGCCCTTGTGCAAGTTATTATCATAATTATCACAACCATCCTCTTTACCATTTCAGCCCTTTCTGGTCTTGGAAAAGGGGTAAAAATCTTATCAAACACCAATCTTATTTTAGCGGTTGGACTACTCGCCATCACCATAATCATCGGTCCCACAGTCCAGATTTTTAATACCTTGACCGATAGTATCGGACTGTATATTTCCAATTTCTTCCGTATGAGTTTCAGTGCTGGTTCCTTTGGTCAATACAATCGTGACTGGATCAATACTTGGACGATTTTCTATTGGGCTTGGTGGATTTCTTGGTCACCATTCGTGGGAGTTTTTATTGCCAGAATTTCTAAAGGACGTAGTATCAGACAATTTCTATCCATCGTCTTATTAGCACCGACTGTATTAAGCTTTTTATGGTTTTCTACCTTTGGAACACTTTCAACGCATGTTCAATCACTTGGAAATGTAGATTTAACACAGTTTCCAAGTGAGCAGACCTTGTTTGCAACCTTCAGTCAACTGCCATTTGGTTTTATTGCCTCCGTTGTTGCCATCATCCTGATCATTACCTTCTTTATCACGTCAGCAGACTCTGCGACCTATGTGCTAGCTATGCTCTCTGATGATGGGAATCTCAAACCAAAGAATAACCTTAAAATCTTCTGGGGCGTACTCCTTGCGACTATTGCCATCGTCTTACTTCTTTCAGGGGGCTTAGTAGCCTTGCAAAATACGCTGATTATCGTAGCCTTTCCATTTTCACTCATCATGGTACTGATTATGGTTTCCCTAGTCATTGAATTGCTACACGAAAAAGACAAGATGGGACTGTCAATCACACCGACACGATACCCTAAAAAAGATCAACCCTTCAAATCTTATGAAGAATAAATAACCCAATTTGTAAAATTAAGCTAGACAGAAAAAGCCATCTATGTTAGGCGGCTCTATAATTTCTGTAGTGGGTAAAACCACTGTAGAGATTATAGAGCTTTTTGAATGCAGACAAAAAGTCCCATAAGAACTATAATGAAAAGCAACCAAACCATCATTAGGAAGAACTTATGAGACTTATTAAGAATACCACAGAATTAATCGGAATTAAAGACCCAAATATCATTATTTCTCTTGTTTTTGAAAAAGATACCTACATTGAGGTTCAAGCAACACTTGATTATACTGCACCATCATGTCCTGACTGCCAAGGAAAAATGATCAAATATGACTTTCAAAAGCCTTCTAAAATTCCTCTCCTTGAACAAGTTGGAACACCTACACTATTACGTCTTAAAAAGCGTCGTTTCCAGTGTAAAAGTTGTAGGAGAGTCACGGTAGCTAAGACATCAATCGTTGAGAAAAACTGCCAAATCTCCAATCTAGTCCGGCAAAAAGTTGCATAGCTCCTTACTGAAAAGGTGTCACTAACAGATATTGCCAGAAGACTTCGTGTGTCGACGTCCACAGCTATAGCTGATAAAAGAAATAGAATTCCTAGGAAATCATTGAATTATCAATCTCCCTACCAAGTTTTTCTGAGTTACTTGAAAAGTCTAACTTAATTTGACAATTTAGGTAACAAAAAATGAACTTAATTCATTACGTTTCTTTAATTGTTATCATTTAATTTATCTAACAGAGCCTCTGCTACTTTTTCTGGAATGCCAAGGGCATGGATATCCTCAACAGTAGCTTTTTGGATAGCTGTCATAGACTTGAAGTATTTGAGGAGTTTTTGTTTGCGCTTAGGTCCTAACCCCTCCACGCCATCAAGTTTAGAACTGAAACTATTCTTACTACGGACTTGACGATGGAAGGTGATGGCAAAGCGGTGTACTTCATCCTGAATACGGTGAAGGAGGAAAAATTCCTCGGATTGACGTGGCAAATCAATGACTCGCAAAGGATCTCCAAAAAGCAATTCATTGGTTTGGTGCTTGTCATTTTTCTGAAGACCTGCAACTGGGATAGATAGATTGAGTTCCTTGCGAAGCACATCCTTGGCTACATTGACCTGACCTTGACCACCATCCATGATAATGAGGTCTGGTGGCGTTAGACCATCACGTTTGACACGACTATAGCGACGACGAATGACCTCACGCATACTGGCATAATCGTCAGGGCCTTCAACAGTCTTAATCTTGTATTTGCGGTACTCTTTTTTATTAGGTTTACCATTTTCAAAGACAACCATGGCAGAGACAGGGCTAGTTCCCATGATATTAGAGTTATCGAAAGACTCGATACGGACCGGTGTCGGAATCCCCATGAGTTTGCCTAGATTTTCAATAGCTCCTTGGGTCTTAGCCAAGTCTTTTTCGAGGAGATCAAATTTTTGGGTCAAACTGACGCGGGCATTTTTCGTCGCCAGATTAACCAACTGCTTCTTCTCTCCACGTTGAGGTTTAAAGACCTTGACCTCATCTCCAACTAGAGCCTCAACAGACTCTTGATCAATGTCTCCTGGAATGAAAATCTCCTTAGGCTTGAGATGACGACTATCCAGATAAAACTGACCCATATAGGTTAGGAAATCTTCCTCAGCATCATTATAATAAGGGAACATATTGACATCACGCTGAATGAGTTTCCCTTG
Above is a window of Streptococcus salivarius DNA encoding:
- the uvrC gene encoding excinuclease ABC subunit UvrC — translated: MNNLIKHKLELLPNNPGCYLHKDKFGNIIYVGKAKNLKNRVRSYFRGSHDTKTELLVSEIADFEFIVTESNIEALLLEINLIQENMPKFNIRLKDDKSYPFIKITKELYPRLLITRQVKKDGGLYFGPYPDSGAANEIKKLLDRIFPFKKCKNPANKVCFYYHIGQCNAHTICHTTEDYWQGLVEDVKNFLNGHDDKIVNQLKAKMKDMSDQMEFERAAEYRDLIEAVSTLRTKQRVIRQDMQDRDIFGYYVDKGWMCVQVFFVRQGKLIQRDVNMFPYYNDAEEDFLTYMGQFYLDSRHLKPKEIFIPGDIDQESVEALVGDEVKVFKPQRGEKKQLVNLATKNARVSLTQKFDLLEKDLAKTQGAIENLGKLMGIPTPVRIESFDNSNIMGTSPVSAMVVFENGKPNKKEYRKYKIKTVEGPDDYASMREVIRRRYSRVKRDGLTPPDLIIMDGGQGQVNVAKDVLRKELNLSIPVAGLQKNDKHQTNELLFGDPLRVIDLPRQSEEFFLLHRIQDEVHRFAITFHRQVRSKNSFSSKLDGVEGLGPKRKQKLLKYFKSMTAIQKATVEDIHALGIPEKVAEALLDKLNDNN